In Vitis vinifera cultivar Pinot Noir 40024 chromosome 11, ASM3070453v1, a genomic segment contains:
- the LOC104880736 gene encoding proline-rich receptor-like protein kinase PERK2 yields the protein MSRISAPVQDSTSEPPRPRLFPPPVNSAPTSPPAMRYNTRRSLTIVGASSSRGQKSDIGPPKKKAKVSEPIVLIESSSEPESEPMPSPPPTEKSPSPAKKSPRLAKKSPPPTKKPQPSQAPARESQIPSDMTPEEAIRRPMVTQPPIAGNLNCRARPFHSELCFDIATFRIQPELRESFRLL from the coding sequence atgagtcgaatcagcgCGCCTGTCCAAGACTCCACCTCTGAGCCGCCGCGGCCTCGCCTCTTCCCACCGCCAGTCAATAGCGCACCTACCAGTCCTCCGGCCATGCGCTATAATACAAGGAGATCACTTACCATTGTCGGTGCAAGCTCTTCCAGAGGCCAAAAATCAGATATCGGACCCCCAAAGAAGAAAGCAAAGGTCTCAGAGCCAATCGTTCTGATCGAGTCATCTTCAGAGCCTGAATCAGAGCCTATGCCATCTCCTCCGCCTACTGAAAAATCTCCATCGCCTGCTAAAAAATCTCCACGGCTTGCTAAAAAGTCTCCACCGCCTACCAAGAAGCCTCAGCCATCTCAGGCGCCAGCAAGAGAATCTCAAATTCCTTCGGATATGACTCCTGAGGAAGCCATCAGACGCCCCATGGTGACACAGCCGCCAATTGCAGGAAATCTGAATTGCAGAGCAAGGCCATTTCATTCCGAGCTCTGTTTCGACATAGCCACCTTCAGAATTCAGCCTGAGCTCAGAGAGTCCTTTCGTCTGCTATAG